A region from the Eleginops maclovinus isolate JMC-PN-2008 ecotype Puerto Natales chromosome 17, JC_Emac_rtc_rv5, whole genome shotgun sequence genome encodes:
- the cdnf gene encoding cerebral dopamine neurotrophic factor yields the protein MAVLLLVCLLFFTGFTFSAAGNCEVCVDFLSRLYGSLTSAHRELTPPLVEEELIQACTVAQGKEARLCYYLGASSDAATRVTASVSRPLASHVPVEKICQRLSSTDMQICELRYEPQVKDLSSDGLKRLKVLELRNILASWGEECRGCLEKHEFVTLIQEKGPLHAHSTEL from the exons ATGGCGGTGTTGCTCCTcgtctgtctgctgttttttACAGGGTTTACTTTTTCTGCGGCAGGAAACTGTGAAG tgtgtgtggactTTCTTTCCAGACTGTATGGCAGTCTGACGTCGGCCCACAGGGAACTCACACCTCCACTGGTGGAGGAAGAGCTGATCCAGGCCTGCACTGTCGCCCAGGGCAAGGAGGCGAGGCTG TGTTACTATCTAGGAGCCAGTAGTGATGCAGCAACACGTGTCACAGCATCGGTGTCTCGACCTCTGGCCTCTCACGTCCCAGTTGAGAAGATCTGCCAACgcctcagcagcacagacatGCAGATCTGTGAGCTCAGATATG AGCCCCAAGTGAAGGATCTGAGCAGCGACGGGCTGAAAAGATTGAAGGTCTTGGAGCTGAGGAACATTTTAGCCTCATGGGGAGAAGAGTGTCGAGGCTGTCTGGAGAAACACGAGTTTGTCACCCTCATCCAGGAGAAAGGACCGCTGCATGCTCACAGTACGGAACTATGA